One region of Sphingomonas abietis genomic DNA includes:
- the era gene encoding GTPase Era gives MTDATPTPSGPTRCGLVAVVGAPNAGKSTLVNALVGQKVAIVSPKAQTTRVRLMGIAIEGQSQILLVDTPGIFDPKRRLDRAMVAAAWGGTEDADVIALVIDAKTGLTKRVQPLVDTLAKRAEPKIVILNKVDVTPKEKLLATAQALQEQLSPEDILFVSASSGDGIPQLKTLLAKRVAEGPWHFPEDQVSDATDRMLAAEVTREQLYLQLHAELPYACAVETEKYEERGDGSVAIHQQILVERDSQKAIILGARGVRLKEIGSRARTELMTVLDRKKVHLFLHVKVKPDWEEDRGLYREIGLDWVD, from the coding sequence ATGACCGACGCCACTCCCACGCCGAGCGGCCCGACGCGGTGCGGCCTGGTCGCCGTCGTCGGCGCCCCCAATGCGGGCAAGTCGACGCTGGTCAACGCGCTCGTCGGCCAGAAGGTCGCGATCGTCAGCCCCAAGGCGCAGACCACCCGCGTCCGGCTGATGGGCATTGCGATCGAGGGCCAGAGCCAGATCCTGCTGGTCGATACGCCGGGCATCTTCGATCCCAAGCGCCGGCTCGATCGCGCGATGGTCGCGGCCGCCTGGGGCGGCACCGAGGATGCCGACGTGATCGCGCTCGTCATCGATGCCAAGACTGGCCTCACCAAGCGCGTGCAGCCGCTGGTCGATACCCTCGCCAAGCGCGCCGAGCCGAAGATCGTCATCCTCAACAAGGTCGACGTCACCCCCAAGGAGAAGCTGCTCGCCACCGCGCAGGCGTTGCAGGAACAGCTTTCGCCCGAGGATATCCTGTTCGTCTCGGCGAGCAGCGGCGACGGCATCCCGCAGCTGAAGACGTTGCTCGCCAAGCGTGTCGCCGAAGGGCCGTGGCATTTCCCCGAGGATCAGGTCTCCGACGCCACCGACCGGATGCTGGCGGCGGAGGTGACGCGCGAGCAGCTCTATCTTCAGCTCCACGCCGAGCTGCCCTATGCCTGCGCCGTCGAGACCGAGAAATATGAGGAGCGTGGCGACGGATCGGTCGCGATCCACCAGCAGATCCTGGTCGAGCGCGACAGCCAGAAGGCGATCATCCTCGGCGCCCGTGGCGTCCGCCTGAAGGAAATCGGCAGCCGCGCGCGTACCGAGCTGATGACGGTGCTGGATCGCAAGAAGGTCCACCTCTTCCTCCATGTGAAGGTGAAGCCGGACTGGGAGGAGGATCGTGGCCTCTATCGCGAGATCGGGCTCGACTGGGTGGATTGA
- a CDS encoding porin family protein produces the protein MRKNMGHGLVALGMLANLMPCAAIAQKEAPPAPADSDEPQDIVVNGGHQAQPGAVVGDIPPELQYGPADIRAYGVSSVADLLNELAPQISSARGRGGEAPAVLLNGRRISSFSEIRDLPTEAILRVDILPEEVALKYGYSADQKVVNIVLRRRFRAVTAQGDGATTTDGGGTNGLGDFTLTRIHGDDRLNIDAKVQGSDNLRESDRNLISRSAGRAYDRAGNVQASDGSLDALGGATIAGVGAGAATGTPTLGDFNAGVANVTDVSPYRTLAPATKEATLNAVLAHPLSRTVTSTLNGTFDATQSDTLLGLAGSNLLVPSSDPFNPFGEDIALYRYLSSDPLKQSAKTITGHLGATVNADVAKWRLSLTGNYDHAESRTVTQTGLDTADLQTALDAGDATLNPFGTIPASRLGGTLTTRAKGISNSGNVQFVGNGPLFDVPAGPFSTTVKIGLTDTGFESSSTRAGSTQDSSLSRRDASGQLNVDLPLTSRRRHVLGAIGDITANANVAIDQLSDFGTLWTLGYGANWTPRDGISVVASATHDRGAPTIQQLGNPVIVTPGARVFDYRTGQTVDVTQIAGGNPDLRADSRHVEKLGLNLKPFSQTDLTISADYVHSTIRNAIAALPSPTAAIEAAFPDRFTRDEDGDLTTIDVRPVNLARERRQELRWGFNYTRKLKTSQKVVDAFRALRAAGGFGRPPGGGPPPGGNAAPNGGNAASGGGDRSAASGGGGGGGGDRGGFGGGPGGGGGGGGRGGFGGGGGRLQFSVYHTWYFRDDILTRAGGPTLDLLDGGTSGSGGGQPRHDVQVQLGATNNGMGVRLTGEWQSGTTVDGGTDSATGNLHFSDFATVNLRLFADLGQNPALMKHAWARGMRVTLAVTNILDSRQHVRDANGETPISYQPAYLDPTGRSIKISIRKLFF, from the coding sequence GTGCGTAAAAATATGGGCCACGGACTCGTGGCGCTGGGGATGCTTGCCAACCTGATGCCGTGCGCGGCGATCGCCCAGAAGGAGGCACCGCCCGCACCGGCAGACAGCGACGAACCCCAGGATATCGTCGTCAACGGCGGCCATCAGGCCCAGCCCGGCGCAGTGGTCGGCGACATCCCGCCGGAACTGCAATATGGCCCGGCCGATATCCGCGCCTATGGCGTGAGTTCGGTCGCCGATCTGCTCAACGAGCTGGCGCCGCAGATCAGCTCGGCACGCGGCCGCGGCGGCGAGGCACCGGCAGTGCTGCTCAACGGCCGCCGCATCTCCAGCTTCTCCGAAATCCGCGACCTGCCGACCGAGGCGATCCTGCGCGTCGACATCCTGCCGGAAGAGGTCGCGCTCAAATATGGCTATTCGGCCGATCAGAAGGTCGTGAACATCGTGCTGCGCCGCCGCTTCCGGGCGGTGACGGCGCAGGGCGACGGGGCCACCACCACCGATGGCGGCGGCACCAACGGCCTCGGCGACTTCACCCTCACCCGCATCCATGGCGACGACCGGCTCAACATCGACGCCAAGGTGCAGGGCAGCGACAATCTGCGCGAGAGCGATCGCAATCTGATCTCGCGCTCGGCGGGCCGCGCTTATGATCGGGCCGGCAATGTCCAGGCGAGCGATGGCAGCCTCGATGCGCTGGGCGGGGCGACCATCGCCGGTGTCGGCGCTGGCGCCGCGACCGGTACGCCGACGCTGGGCGATTTCAACGCCGGCGTCGCCAACGTCACCGACGTCTCGCCCTATCGCACGCTCGCCCCCGCGACCAAGGAGGCAACGCTCAACGCCGTCTTGGCGCACCCCTTGTCCCGCACGGTGACGAGCACGCTCAACGGCACCTTCGATGCCACCCAGAGCGATACGTTGCTGGGCCTCGCCGGCTCCAATCTGCTCGTGCCCTCCAGCGATCCGTTCAACCCGTTCGGCGAGGATATCGCGCTCTACCGCTACCTCTCCAGCGATCCGTTGAAGCAGAGCGCGAAAACGATCACCGGCCATCTCGGCGCCACCGTCAACGCCGATGTCGCCAAGTGGCGGCTGTCGCTGACCGGCAATTATGATCATGCCGAAAGCCGCACCGTCACCCAGACCGGCCTCGATACCGCCGATCTGCAAACCGCGCTGGACGCCGGCGACGCCACGCTCAACCCGTTCGGCACGATCCCGGCGAGCCGGCTGGGCGGCACCCTGACCACCCGCGCCAAGGGCATCTCCAACAGCGGCAACGTCCAGTTCGTCGGCAATGGCCCGCTGTTCGACGTGCCGGCCGGTCCTTTCTCCACCACGGTCAAGATCGGCCTCACCGACACCGGCTTCGAGAGCAGCTCGACCCGCGCCGGGAGCACGCAGGACAGCAGCCTGTCGCGCCGCGATGCCAGCGGACAGCTCAATGTCGATCTGCCGCTGACCAGCCGCCGGCGCCATGTGCTCGGCGCGATCGGCGACATCACCGCTAATGCCAATGTCGCGATCGACCAGCTCTCCGATTTCGGCACGCTGTGGACGCTCGGCTATGGTGCGAACTGGACGCCGCGCGACGGCATCAGCGTCGTCGCGTCCGCCACCCATGATCGCGGCGCGCCGACCATCCAGCAGCTCGGCAATCCGGTGATCGTGACACCGGGCGCCCGGGTGTTCGACTATCGCACCGGGCAGACCGTCGACGTCACCCAGATCGCCGGCGGCAACCCCGATCTCCGGGCCGACAGCCGCCATGTCGAGAAGCTCGGCCTGAACCTGAAGCCCTTTTCGCAGACCGATCTGACGATCAGCGCGGATTATGTCCATTCGACCATCCGCAACGCGATCGCGGCGCTGCCTTCGCCGACCGCCGCGATCGAAGCCGCCTTTCCCGATCGCTTCACCCGCGATGAGGATGGCGATCTCACCACGATCGACGTCCGCCCGGTCAATCTCGCCCGCGAACGGCGGCAGGAACTGCGCTGGGGCTTCAACTATACGCGCAAGCTCAAGACGTCGCAGAAAGTGGTCGACGCCTTTCGGGCGTTGCGTGCGGCAGGCGGCTTCGGCCGTCCCCCAGGGGGCGGCCCGCCGCCGGGGGGCAACGCCGCACCGAACGGCGGCAACGCGGCGTCCGGCGGCGGCGATCGGAGCGCGGCGTCCGGCGGCGGCGGCGGCGGCGGCGGCGATCGCGGTGGCTTTGGCGGTGGTCCCGGCGGGGGCGGTGGTGGTGGTGGACGGGGCGGTTTTGGCGGCGGCGGTGGCCGGCTCCAATTCTCGGTCTATCATACCTGGTATTTCCGCGATGACATCCTCACCCGGGCCGGCGGGCCGACGCTCGACCTGCTCGACGGCGGCACCTCCGGGTCGGGCGGCGGGCAGCCGCGTCATGACGTCCAGGTCCAGCTCGGCGCCACCAACAACGGCATGGGCGTCCGGCTGACCGGCGAGTGGCAAAGCGGCACCACCGTCGATGGTGGCACCGACAGCGCCACCGGCAATCTGCATTTCTCGGACTTCGCCACCGTCAATCTGCGGCTGTTCGCCGATCTCGGCCAGAATCCCGCGCTGATGAAGCATGCCTGGGCGCGCGGGATGCGGGTCACCCTGGCGGTCACCAATATCCTCGACAGCCGCCAGCATGTCCGCGACGCCAATGGCGAGACGCCGATCAGCTATCAGCCCGCCTATCTCGATCCGACCGGGCGCTCGATCAAGATCAGCATCAGGAAGCTGTTTTTCTAA
- a CDS encoding isochorismatase family protein has product MPLTTLDPDTALVIVDLQKGLAGFPFIHPIADVLARNRALADAFRAAGRPVVLVNVAGTAPGRTEQPRRLAGPLPDDFADLLPELDRQPGDIVVTKRSWGAFANTDLDTQLKAAGVTQVVVTGVATATGVESTARQAYELGFNVTLALDAMTDSRPDAHDHTIAKIFPRLGETGSTADILSLLQG; this is encoded by the coding sequence ATGCCGCTGACCACCCTCGATCCGGACACCGCTCTCGTCATCGTCGATCTCCAGAAGGGGCTTGCCGGCTTTCCCTTCATCCATCCGATCGCCGACGTCCTGGCCCGCAATCGCGCGCTCGCCGACGCCTTCCGGGCTGCCGGCCGGCCGGTCGTCCTCGTCAATGTCGCCGGCACCGCGCCGGGGCGAACGGAGCAGCCCCGGCGCCTCGCCGGCCCGCTGCCCGATGACTTTGCCGATCTCCTGCCCGAACTGGACCGGCAGCCCGGCGATATCGTCGTCACCAAGCGCTCATGGGGCGCCTTCGCGAACACCGATCTGGACACCCAGTTGAAGGCTGCCGGGGTCACCCAGGTCGTCGTCACCGGCGTCGCGACCGCGACCGGCGTGGAGTCGACGGCCCGCCAGGCCTATGAACTCGGCTTCAACGTGACGCTCGCCCTCGACGCGATGACCGATAGCCGGCCGGACGCGCATGACCATACGATCGCGAAGATCTTCCCGAGGCTCGGCGAAACAGGGTCGACCGCGGATATCCTCTCACTGCTGCAAGGATGA
- a CDS encoding MFS transporter yields the protein MSAPAAGAFRSLRSHNYRVWAAGGFVSNIGTWVQRTAQDWLVLTILTHHSASAVGIVMALQFGPQFLFLPWTGFAADHFNQRRLMMATQSAMALLALLLGLLTVTGVVQLWHVYVFAFLFGTAAAFDAPVRQTFIAELVGDGDLANAVALNSTSFNAARLIGPAISGLIIAMVGTGWSFLLNGASFVAVLLSLALLRTGELHPHPRAIRTKGSFTEGFRYVWGRPDLQTILIMLFVVGTFGLNFPIFISTMAVRIFHADARGYGLLSSAMAIGTVSGALFNARRDRPRFESLLGAACLFGIGCTLAALAPEYWSFAAALVIIGVAALIFTNSTNSLMQLSTEPAMRGRVMALRVSVALGGAPIGAPIVGWVADHLGPRWALGVGAASGFAAAAVAVYALTKGVGRHRTPARQT from the coding sequence GTGAGCGCACCGGCGGCCGGCGCCTTCCGTTCGCTCCGAAGCCATAATTACCGGGTCTGGGCGGCGGGCGGCTTCGTCTCGAACATCGGCACATGGGTGCAGCGCACCGCGCAGGACTGGCTGGTGCTGACGATCCTCACCCATCACAGCGCATCGGCCGTCGGGATCGTCATGGCGCTGCAGTTCGGGCCGCAATTCCTGTTCCTGCCGTGGACCGGCTTTGCCGCCGATCATTTCAACCAACGCCGGCTGATGATGGCCACGCAGTCGGCGATGGCGTTGCTGGCGCTGCTGCTGGGGCTGCTCACCGTCACCGGCGTCGTGCAGCTCTGGCACGTCTATGTCTTCGCCTTCCTGTTCGGCACCGCCGCGGCATTCGACGCGCCGGTTCGCCAGACCTTCATCGCGGAGCTGGTCGGGGACGGCGATCTCGCCAATGCCGTGGCGCTCAACTCGACATCGTTCAACGCCGCCCGGCTGATCGGCCCGGCCATATCCGGCCTCATCATCGCGATGGTCGGAACCGGCTGGTCCTTCCTGCTCAATGGCGCGTCGTTCGTCGCCGTGCTGCTCTCGCTCGCCCTGCTCCGCACCGGCGAGCTTCACCCGCACCCGCGCGCGATCCGCACCAAGGGCAGCTTCACCGAGGGCTTCCGCTATGTGTGGGGCCGCCCCGATCTCCAGACGATCCTGATCATGCTGTTCGTGGTCGGCACCTTCGGCCTCAACTTCCCGATCTTCATCTCCACCATGGCGGTTCGCATCTTTCACGCGGATGCGCGCGGTTATGGCCTGCTGTCGTCGGCGATGGCGATCGGCACGGTAAGCGGCGCGCTGTTCAATGCCAGACGGGACAGGCCCCGCTTCGAATCGCTGCTGGGCGCCGCCTGCCTGTTCGGGATCGGCTGCACGTTGGCGGCCCTCGCCCCCGAATATTGGTCGTTCGCCGCGGCCCTGGTGATCATCGGCGTCGCCGCGCTGATCTTCACCAACAGCACCAACAGCCTGATGCAGCTTTCCACCGAGCCGGCGATGCGTGGCCGGGTGATGGCGCTGCGGGTCAGCGTCGCGCTCGGCGGCGCGCCGATCGGGGCGCCGATCGTCGGTTGGGTCGCCGATCATCTCGGCCCGCGCTGGGCGCTCGGTGTCGGCGCCGCATCGGGCTTCGCCGCCGCCGCCGTGGCCGTCTACGCGCTCACCAAGGGTGTCGGCCGCCACCGGACGCCCGCCCGGCAGACCTAG
- a CDS encoding SDR family NAD(P)-dependent oxidoreductase, with the protein MPSYPIALVTGGSRGLGRSTVEALARRGVASILTYNSNRAAADEVVAAVEAAGAKAIAIRLDTGDTASFPAFADAVRQALGTLGAERFDYLVNMAGTSHSGLLGDVTEEDFDAAYRVHVKGPFFLTQTLLPLIADGGRIVNISSGLTRIIYPGRIAYGAMKGAVEVMTRYMAKELGPRRIAVNTVAPGAIQTDFSGGMVRDNPDVSRHIAEATALGRPGLPDDIGPMIASLLSEDHRWVNAQRIEVSGGQAI; encoded by the coding sequence ATGCCATCATATCCCATCGCGCTCGTCACCGGCGGCAGCCGTGGCCTCGGCCGCTCGACCGTGGAGGCGCTCGCCCGGCGCGGGGTCGCGTCGATCCTGACCTACAACAGCAACCGCGCCGCCGCCGACGAGGTGGTCGCAGCCGTCGAAGCGGCAGGCGCCAAGGCGATCGCGATCCGGCTCGATACCGGCGATACCGCCAGCTTTCCCGCTTTTGCCGATGCCGTCCGGCAGGCACTCGGCACGCTGGGCGCGGAGCGGTTCGACTATCTGGTCAACATGGCGGGCACGTCGCACAGCGGTTTGCTCGGCGATGTCACCGAGGAGGATTTCGATGCGGCCTATCGCGTCCACGTCAAAGGCCCGTTCTTTCTCACCCAGACGCTGCTGCCGCTGATCGCGGATGGCGGCCGGATCGTGAACATTTCCTCGGGCCTGACCCGCATCATCTATCCGGGCCGCATCGCTTATGGGGCGATGAAGGGCGCGGTGGAGGTGATGACCCGCTATATGGCCAAGGAACTCGGGCCTCGCCGCATCGCCGTCAACACGGTCGCGCCCGGCGCCATCCAGACCGACTTTTCCGGCGGTATGGTGCGCGACAATCCCGATGTGAGCCGCCACATCGCCGAAGCCACCGCCCTCGGCCGCCCCGGCCTTCCCGACGATATCGGCCCGATGATCGCATCGCTGTTGTCGGAGGATCATCGCTGGGTGAACGCGCAGCGGATCGAGGTGTCTGGCGGCCAGGCCATCTAG
- a CDS encoding LysR family transcriptional regulator: MDRLATLALFIRIVDRGSFSAAAADCGVSRPVATGAIKALEQRLGTRLLQRSTRHVQPTVEGEAYYHRCVAILADLEDADRGSNGAVAGLVRVDVAGYLARTMLLPALPALLARHPALTVHLGEGERFVDLVREGVDCVVRAGALPDSDMVVRRLGEMKEITVASPRYLADHGVPATPDDLDGHVMIGFVSSRTGQTLPLEFTRDGEVIEVALPSRVLVNGADSSATAARLGLGLVQAPAYRFADDLASGALIEILADFLPTPTPVSVLYPSNRQLSPRVRVFVDWLVETIAPHFESG, translated from the coding sequence ATGGATCGACTCGCCACCCTCGCGCTTTTCATCCGCATCGTCGATCGGGGCAGCTTCAGCGCGGCGGCGGCGGATTGCGGCGTCTCGCGCCCGGTGGCGACCGGCGCGATCAAGGCGCTGGAACAGCGGCTCGGCACCCGGCTGCTGCAACGCTCGACCCGCCATGTCCAGCCGACGGTCGAGGGCGAGGCCTATTATCATCGTTGCGTCGCGATCCTGGCCGATCTCGAGGATGCCGATCGGGGGAGCAATGGCGCGGTCGCCGGGCTGGTCCGCGTCGATGTCGCCGGCTACCTCGCCCGCACGATGCTGCTGCCCGCGCTCCCCGCCTTGCTGGCGCGGCATCCGGCCCTGACCGTCCATCTCGGCGAGGGGGAAAGGTTCGTCGATCTGGTCCGCGAGGGGGTGGATTGCGTCGTGCGGGCCGGTGCGCTGCCCGATAGCGACATGGTCGTGCGGCGGCTCGGCGAGATGAAGGAGATCACCGTCGCCAGCCCGCGCTATCTCGCCGACCATGGCGTGCCGGCGACGCCGGACGATCTCGACGGGCATGTCATGATCGGTTTCGTTTCCTCACGCACCGGTCAGACGCTGCCGCTGGAGTTCACGCGCGACGGGGAGGTGATCGAGGTGGCGCTGCCGAGCCGCGTGCTGGTGAACGGCGCCGACAGCAGCGCGACGGCGGCCCGGCTCGGACTGGGGCTCGTCCAGGCGCCGGCTTATCGCTTCGCCGACGATCTGGCGAGCGGGGCGCTCATCGAGATACTGGCCGATTTCCTACCGACGCCGACGCCGGTCTCGGTGCTCTACCCGAGCAATCGCCAGCTTTCCCCGCGCGTCCGTGTCTTCGTCGATTGGCTGGTGGAGACGATCGCGCCGCACTTCGAGTCTGGCTGA
- a CDS encoding MarR family winged helix-turn-helix transcriptional regulator encodes MSHSSVEPPAATLAHRLRRIVGKLKRRLREQADVGDLTPSQTSVLLRLEKDGPATTSGLARLEGMRPQSMGAVVAALESAGLLRGAPDPADRRQTLLSLTDQCRTWISEGRAARQDWLARTIGDRLSPSEQAQLLAAIPLLEQLVDE; translated from the coding sequence ATGAGCCATTCCTCTGTTGAACCGCCTGCGGCGACGCTGGCGCACCGCCTTCGCCGCATTGTCGGCAAGCTGAAACGCCGCCTGCGGGAGCAGGCCGACGTCGGCGATCTGACCCCGTCGCAGACGTCCGTGCTGCTGCGGCTGGAAAAAGACGGGCCGGCGACGACCTCCGGTCTCGCCCGGCTGGAAGGGATGCGCCCGCAATCGATGGGGGCGGTCGTCGCCGCGCTGGAGAGTGCCGGCCTGCTGCGCGGCGCGCCCGATCCGGCCGACCGCCGGCAGACCTTGCTGTCGCTGACCGATCAATGCCGGACGTGGATCAGCGAAGGTCGTGCGGCACGGCAGGACTGGCTCGCCCGTACCATCGGCGACCGGCTTTCTCCGTCCGAGCAGGCGCAGCTCCTCGCCGCGATCCCGCTGCTCGAACAGCTGGTGGACGAATGA
- the rnc gene encoding ribonuclease III yields the protein MTDLPPREVTQALGHEPRDPALFLTALTHSSHAGDSYQRLEFLGDRVLGLVMGEWLFALFPAEPEGQLSRRLNALVSGETCAEIARDLDLGRHLRLGKQARDDGAQFSTYVLGDVVEALIGALFLEAGIDGARAFIRKAWGDRVHAQGKAPKHPKAELQEYVAAKQWRPPVYEVTHRGGPHHAPVFTITVSIPGRMSAEGKGTSKQEAETEAARAMLKELK from the coding sequence ATGACTGACCTGCCGCCACGCGAGGTGACACAGGCACTTGGCCACGAGCCGCGCGACCCTGCCCTGTTCCTGACCGCGCTCACCCACAGCAGCCATGCCGGCGACAGCTATCAGCGGCTGGAGTTTCTCGGCGACCGCGTACTCGGCCTGGTGATGGGCGAATGGCTGTTCGCCCTGTTCCCGGCCGAGCCCGAGGGCCAACTCTCCCGCCGCCTCAACGCGCTCGTCTCGGGCGAGACCTGCGCCGAGATCGCGCGCGATCTCGATCTCGGCCGGCATCTGCGCCTCGGCAAGCAGGCCCGCGACGACGGCGCGCAGTTCAGCACCTATGTGCTGGGCGATGTCGTCGAGGCGCTGATCGGCGCGTTGTTCCTCGAAGCCGGCATCGACGGCGCGCGCGCTTTCATCCGCAAGGCCTGGGGCGACCGGGTCCATGCCCAGGGCAAGGCGCCCAAGCATCCCAAGGCCGAGTTGCAGGAATATGTGGCCGCCAAGCAATGGCGCCCGCCGGTCTATGAGGTCACCCATCGCGGCGGCCCCCACCATGCGCCCGTGTTCACCATTACCGTCTCGATCCCCGGCCGCATGAGCGCCGAGGGCAAGGGCACCTCCAAGCAGGAGGCCGAAACCGAGGCCGCCCGCGCCATGCTCAAGGAACTGAAATGA
- a CDS encoding peptidylprolyl isomerase yields the protein MIRRFSLASALPVAMLIAGAAFGQAVPAPTPPPAAPLPAATVQVTLTTSAGPIILALEKDKAPITTANFLHYVDAKRFDGTTFYRRVKVGDGFGLVQGGISQNPKLAFPPIKHEPTSQTGLSHVDGAISMAMNAPNTAQGDFFIMVGASPGMDANANQPGYAVFGHVVQGMDVVRRLLDAPTDPDKGAGMMKGQMIAAPVKILSARRTTTAITAPDTAAAPAAATP from the coding sequence ATGATCCGCAGATTCTCCCTCGCCTCCGCCCTTCCCGTCGCAATGCTGATCGCCGGCGCCGCCTTTGGCCAGGCCGTGCCGGCGCCCACGCCGCCACCCGCCGCGCCGCTGCCGGCGGCCACCGTGCAGGTGACGCTGACCACCAGCGCCGGCCCGATCATCCTCGCGCTGGAGAAGGACAAGGCGCCGATCACCACCGCCAACTTCCTCCATTATGTCGATGCCAAGCGGTTCGACGGCACGACATTCTATCGCAGAGTCAAGGTCGGGGACGGGTTCGGCCTCGTCCAGGGCGGCATCTCGCAAAATCCCAAGCTGGCCTTCCCGCCGATCAAGCATGAGCCGACCAGTCAGACCGGCCTGAGCCATGTCGATGGTGCGATCTCGATGGCGATGAACGCCCCCAACACGGCGCAGGGCGACTTCTTCATCATGGTCGGCGCCTCGCCCGGCATGGATGCCAATGCCAATCAGCCGGGTTACGCCGTGTTCGGCCATGTCGTGCAGGGCATGGATGTCGTCCGCCGGTTGCTGGACGCCCCGACCGATCCCGACAAGGGCGCGGGCATGATGAAGGGCCAGATGATCGCCGCCCCGGTCAAGATCCTCTCCGCACGCCGCACCACCACAGCGATCACGGCCCCCGACACCGCAGCGGCGCCGGCAGCGGCCACGCCCTGA
- the lepB gene encoding signal peptidase I — MRFVLSVALMGLALRCFVIMPRSIPSESMMPRLLVGDYLMVAKWPYGFSRFSLPWAPAGLHGRLFGASPARGDVVVFRAPPDDHADYIKRLIGLPGDRIQMKGGVLWLNGKAVPKVRESDFVIPMAANTECSTIPNVETPYGPGATTEGKPDCRFARYRETLPDGISYDVLDQGDTPQDDTPIFTVPAGHYFMMGDNRDMSADSRFPAVAGDGIGMVPAENLEGRALFTIWSTDGSAHWLNPASWWRALRSNRIGRGFR; from the coding sequence GTGCGCTTCGTCCTTTCCGTCGCGCTGATGGGATTGGCGTTGCGCTGCTTCGTGATCATGCCACGCAGCATCCCGTCCGAATCGATGATGCCGCGGCTGCTCGTCGGCGATTATCTGATGGTGGCGAAGTGGCCCTACGGCTTCTCGCGCTTCAGCCTGCCCTGGGCGCCCGCCGGTCTGCACGGACGTCTGTTCGGCGCCTCGCCCGCGCGGGGCGACGTCGTCGTGTTCCGCGCGCCGCCGGACGATCATGCCGACTATATCAAGCGGCTGATCGGCCTGCCCGGCGACCGCATCCAGATGAAGGGCGGCGTGCTGTGGCTGAACGGCAAGGCCGTGCCCAAGGTCCGCGAGAGCGATTTCGTCATCCCGATGGCAGCCAACACCGAATGCAGCACCATCCCCAACGTCGAGACGCCTTACGGGCCGGGCGCGACGACGGAGGGCAAGCCCGACTGCCGCTTCGCGCGCTATCGCGAGACGCTGCCGGATGGCATCAGCTACGACGTGCTCGATCAGGGCGACACGCCGCAGGATGACACCCCGATATTCACCGTGCCGGCCGGCCATTATTTCATGATGGGCGACAATCGCGACATGTCGGCGGACAGCCGCTTTCCGGCGGTCGCCGGCGATGGCATCGGCATGGTGCCGGCGGAAAATCTCGAAGGCCGCGCGCTCTTCACGATCTGGTCCACCGATGGATCGGCCCATTGGCTGAACCCGGCGAGCTGGTGGCGGGCGCTTCGGTCCAACCGGATCGGGAGAGGGTTCCGATGA